A single region of the Zonotrichia albicollis isolate bZonAlb1 chromosome 16, bZonAlb1.hap1, whole genome shotgun sequence genome encodes:
- the NUDT16L1 gene encoding tudor-interacting repair regulator protein: protein MAAVGTMAAMGPLPAMGALPPLPTLGVPGVPELKPLTRYDAMRLGPGWSHSCHAMLYAPNPGMLFGRIPLRYAVLMQMRFDGLLGFPGGFVDRRYWSLEDGLNRVLGLGLGCVRLTEADYLCSHLTEGPHRVVAHFYARQLTLEELHTIEISAVHSRDHGMEVMGMVRVPLYTQKDRMGGLPNFLANSFVGTAKFQLLFALKILNMVPEEKLAEAVAATQRSKKGAIDHGGGAAGHHHHKAGNELARAGNELGERAEHPGLLHGGAEQHLVGLEGDAEALEQVGLGADEQGEGME from the exons ATGGCGGCCGTGGGGACGATGGCGGCCATGGGCCCGCTGCCCGCCATGGGCGCACTGCCGCCCCTGCCCACTCTCGGCGTGCCCGGCGTGCCCGAGCTCAAACCGCTGACGCGCTACGACGCGATGCGGCTCGGCCCGGGCTGGAGCCACTCGTGCCACGCCATGCTGTACGCGCCCAACCCGGGCATGCTGTTCGGCCGCATCCCGCTGCGCTACGCCGTGCTG ATGCAGATGCGATTTGATGGTTTGCTGGGCTTTCCCGGGGGCTTCGTGGATCGCCGTTACTGGTCCCTGGAGGACGGTCTGAATCGGGTGCTGGGCTTGGGTTTAGGCTGTGTGCGCCTGACGGAAGCTGACTATCTGTGCTCGCACCTGACAGAGGGGCCACATCGCGTGGTGGCACACTTCTACGCCAGGCAGCTCaccctggaggagctgcacaCCATCGAGATCAGCGCGGTGCATTCCCGAGACCACGGGATGGAG GTGATGGGCATGGTCCGTGTGCCCCTCTACACCCAGAAGGATCGCATGGGCGGGCTGCCCAACTTCCTGGCCAACTCCTTCGTAGGAACGGCCAAGTTCCAGCTCCTGTTTGCCCTGAAGATCCTGAACATGGTGCCGGAGGAGAAGCTGGCCGAGGCCGTGGCTGCCACGCAGAGGTCGAAGAAGGGGGCGATCGACCACGGCGGAGGGGCAGCGGGACACCACCACCACAAGGCGGGCAACGAGCTGGCTAGAGCGGGCAATGAGCTGGGAGAGAGGGCAGAGCACCCGGGCCTGCTGCACGGGGGGGCTGAGCAGCACCTGGTGGGGCTGGAGGGCGATGCTGAGGCGCTGGAGCAGGTGGGGCTGGGCGCTGACGAGCAGGGCGAGGGCATGGAGTGA